The genomic interval GTTGGCCTTATCATAGGAGGCCTTGAAGACCAGTCCGACACCGAGCTTTTCGGTCAACCTCTGCAGATATTCGGCGATCCGCAGGGTCAGATCGAGATTTTCAATCACACAGGGGCCGGACAACAGCGCCAGGGGAGCATCACCACCGATCCTGACACCTGCTACATCAACGGACTGCATATCAATCCTTCCCGTCGCCCTGCTTCAGGCAGGCGCCGACGAATGATTCAAAAAGGGGATGCGGATCCATCGGCCGGGACTTGAATTCCGGGTGGAACTGACAGCCGAGAAACCAGGGATGATCGGCCAGTTCCACAACCTCGACCAGGTCCGATTCGGGATTGATCCCGGAGAGTCCGAGTCCACATTCCCGCAACTGTTCGCGATAGCCGTTATTGAATTCAAAGCGATGCCGATGCCGCTCCGAAATCAGGTCGGTACCATAAATGCGGCGGGCCAGAGAGCCCTCGGCCAATTCACAGGGATAGGCACCGAGACGCATGGTGCCGCCCTTCCCCTTGATTTTCTTCTGTTCCTCCATGATGTGGATCACCGGGTTTTTGGCCTGGTCGTGAAACTCGGAGGAATGGGCATCTTCGATGCGGCAGACATTGCGCGCGTACTCGACCACCGCCATCTGCATGCCGAGGCAGATGCCGAAGAAGGGGATCCGCGCTTCCCGGGCATAGCCGATGGCGGCAATTTTCCCCTCACTGCCGCGCTCACCGAAACCGCCGGGCACCAGGATGCCATCGACTCCTTCGAAGGTATCATTGATGCCATGCCGCTCGATCGATTCCGAATCAACATACTTGAGGTTGACCCGGCAATTGTTGGCGATTCCGCCGTGAACCAGGGCCTCGGAAAGCGACTTGTAACTTTCGGTCAGATCAACATACTTGCCGACAATAGCGATGGTCGTCTCACCGGCCGGTTCCTGAATGCGGTTGATGATGCGCTTCCAGCCGGTGAGATCCGGGGCCTTGGTCCAGATATTGAGTTTCTCGATGATCCGTTCGTCGAGCCCCTGCTCATGCAGCGCAATCGGCACTTCATAGATCGAAGCGACATCACGGGCGGTGATGACCTCCTCTTCACGGACATTGCAGAACAACGCGATCTTCGCCTTCATGTCCCGCGGAATCTCACGGTCACAGCGGCACAACAGGATGTCCGGCTGGATGCCGATTTCACGCAATTCCTTGACGCTGTGCTGGGTCGGCTTGGTTTTCAGCTCTCCGGCCGTCGGAATATAGGGCACCAGGGTGAGGTGAATGTAGAGCACGTTATCGATACCACGATCGGTGCGGAACTGGCGGATCGCCTCCATGAACGGCAGTGATTCGATATCCCCGACCGTACCGCCAACCTCGACAATGGCCAGGTCGACATCCTTGGCATTTTCAAGAATCTTGGCCTTGATTTCGTTGGTGATGTGGGGGATGACCTGGACCGTGCCGCCGAGATAGTCACCGCGACGTTCCTTGCGGATGACCGAGTCGTAAACCTGGCCGGTGGTGAAATTCGATTTGCGGCTCAGCCCGGCCGAGGTATAGCGTTCATAATGACCGAGGTCGAGGTCTGTTTCAGCGCCGTCGTCGGTGACGAAAACCTCGCCATGCTGAAAAGGGCTCATGGTACCCGGATCGACGTTGATATAGGGGTCCATTTTCTGCATCGAAACCCGCAGCCCGCGCGCCTCCATCAACGCCCCGATGGAGGCGGCCGAGAGTCCCTTGCCGAGAGAACTGACCACGCCGCCGGTAATAAAAAGAAACTTGGTTTTCATGAAAACTCCTTGCATATCATCCTGAATCAGTGAGTTTCATCACCGGCGGACAGCACACGTCACTGCCCTGCCTGCGATTCCTGAAAATCACCGGTGAACCTATGCACCTCAGATTTTTGGGAACCGTATCCAGGGCAGGCACCTGCACTCTCCATCCGGCATAAACTCACCGACTCAGGATCCTGTTCACTCGGCCATCATCCGACCGGCACTGAAAAAATGATTTTACACACCACACCGATAAATGGAAAGCATCAACCGCAAACAGACAACCGATCAGCGGCCGGCCAGTATCCGCTCAACCCTGGCCAGGTCTTCCGGGGTATCAACGCCGATGGCGGCATGCTCCGTGGGAACGACCTTGATGCCGACGCCATGCTCCAGGGCACGCAACTGCTCCAGGGATTCGAGCATCTCCAGGGGCGTCTGCGACAGGGTCGGGTAACGGAGCAGAAATTCCCGCCGGTAAACATAGAGCCCGATATGCCTGAAGGCCGGGCACCGATCCCAATTCTCTTCGAGCTGCCGGGCATGATCGCGCGGCCATGGAATCGGTGCCCGCGAGAAATAGAGCGCCATCTGCCGCTGATCGCAGACGACCTTGACCACGTTGGGATCAAGGAATTCATCAGGCCCCTTCAACGGCGCGCACAGGGTTCCCATCTGCAGGTCGGGCATCTCGATCAGCGGCGCGATCGCCCGATCGATCACCGCCGCCTCGATCAACGGTTCATCCCCCTGGACATTGACGATCAACTCGCTTTCCAGCCCGGAAGCAACCTCCGCCAGACGGTCGGTTCCGGTCGGGTGGTCGGCGCGGGTGAGAACCGCCTCGCCGCCGAAGGCGCGTACCGCGTCGGCGATCCGTTCATCATCGGTCGCCACCAGCACCCGGGAGGCCAACCGGGCCGAACAACTGCGCTCATAGACCCACTGGATCATCGGACGACCCTGCAGGGTGGCCAGCGGCTTTCCGGGAAAACGACTCGAAGCGTAGCGGGCCGGAATAACAATGGTTACATCCACGGGAACCTCTCGGGGAAATGAGTGACGTTCGGCAAGCCGCCGCGTAATGTAGAAGAAGGGGGATAAGCTGTCAACAGCTCTCTCCACATCACCATCTCGTTCTGCAGACTGGATCAGGGTTCGGGGACGACCCGGAAAACGGTTTCAGCGACATGACTGTCACCCATGGCAAGCAGCACATACTGTATCGGCCCCGGTGAACCGTCGTGCAGCTGGTCGAGACTGAAACGGGTGGTGATCATGCGATCCGCCTTACCGTCAATATCGCCGGGGACTCGGGGACTCGGAGAAGCCAGACCGTCCACCAGCTTGAACACCCGGACGATCTGTTCGCCCGAGTCGGCGACCCCATTGCCGTTCTTGTCAATCCATTGTTCCAGATAGAGCGTCGTCCCGGCCCGGCGAAGAGGACCGACCTTGAGGGTCAGCAGTCCGTCGTAACGATGGGACACCACTTCTGGGGTCAGAGACACGCTGAACTCGACAAGGTCGTCGATAATTTCATCTTCAGCGGCCGGCGCGGGGCGGGCGGTTGACACGATCAGCCGTCGTTCGGCGAAACCGACGTTTCCGGTTTCATCCCAGGCTTCAACCCGCACCAGGTGTTCCCCTTCGGAGAGAGGATCAAGAAACATCCCGGACCGCTTGTCGACCACCTTGTCATCAACCAGCACGCGGACTTCACCCCGGTCCACCTCGTATTCGAGCAAGGGCGTGTTGTCCGCGGTCAGGCCGCTTGCCGGCGACAGCAGGACCACCTCGGGCGCAGTGCTGTCAACGAGGAATTCAACCTCCGCCCGCCCCTCGTTGCCGGCCTCATCGACAGCAACCACCTGCAGCCTGTGGGGACCATCGGCAAGCCTCGGCAGGGCGGTTCCCGGCGTCACCTCTACCGGTTTGTCATCCAGCAGCACCCGAACGCTGCCGTCACTCACCCGGTAATCGACAATCGGAAAGGCGGAGGACCGCGCCCCCGGCGCCGGTGATGTTATCACCACCTCCGGCGGCCTGGTATCGACCTGAAAAGCGACCCGCTGCTGGCTCTGGTTGCCGGCAAGATCCTGTTCCCGCACCAGCAGGATGTAGCTGCCGTCAGCCAGCGGACCGAGTTGCCCCGCATCGGCGGGCACCGGCTGGCCGTTCAGCAGCACGGCCATGGGGCCACCCTCGCCCTTCACCAGCAGCGGCGGCCGGGGATCATGACCGGGGCCGGGCCGGGGCGAGCTGACCTCCAGGTGCGGCGGGGTCCGGTCGATGTGCAGGCTGATATCCTTATGGCTGGTATTGCCGAAACGGTCACGCGCTGAAAAATGCAGGGGCAGCTCACCTTCCGGCAACTTGTCCAGATCAATCTCCCAACGGTTTTCCACGGGATAGCGGGTGGCTCCGACCACCACGCCGGGCGGCGCCAGCAGATCGATAAAAGCTCCCGGATCACGGGTGCCGCGCAGAGTCAACTGTTTCACCGACAATGGCCGAGGATCAAACTGAACGGCAAACTCGGGCGCGGTCGTATCGATCGAGAAGGTCACCTCCTGCACGGCTGTATGGCCGTTCGCATCCACGGCTTTCAGCCGCAACCGGTGAGTACCGTCAGCAAGAGGCGGCAGTCGACCATCAACCATTCCGACCGGTTTTCCATCGACTTCGACGTCAAGCCGGGCCGTCGGATCGGAAAGCCGGTAATCAACCGACGGCTGAGCGGTTGCATAGGTGCGGGGCTCGGGACTGAGCAGTTTCAGCTCCGGGACATGACCGCCGCCTGCCGTCTGCCGCGCCGATCCACCGGTCTTCCCCGGGGGAGAGACGGCAACAACCGGAGTCAGCGGCGCCGAGGCAACCGGGACGGATGAAGATGGACCGGGAGCAGTATCAGGCGGCGGGGACATCGGCATTTTTCGGATGATCCGCAATGGCAGGCGCAAACGATTACCATAGGCATCGCGGGCTTCGACCTGGAAGCGATTCTCCCCCTCGATCAGCCCCTTCAACGTCGCCCGCCAATGGGTGCGGTCCGGGAAGGACAGCTCGGCAGCCTCCCTGCCTTGCGCGTCGAGCAGTCGCAGGCGGGCGTCCTCTTCCCGTGAGCCGGAAATCAGCGCCTGAGACGAGGAGACCTCATGCTTCGGCAGGTCGACGGTCAGCATCGGCGGGGTTGCGTCAACCCGAAAAACAACCTGACGGGGCTGAGTGAATTGCGGAGAACTGAACCGCAACACATGCCGGCCGTCTGAAAGTGGCCCGAGCCGAGCACCGCCGGCAGACGAAATCACTTTCCCGTC from Geothermobacter hydrogeniphilus carries:
- the kdsB gene encoding 3-deoxy-manno-octulosonate cytidylyltransferase, whose product is MDVTIVIPARYASSRFPGKPLATLQGRPMIQWVYERSCSARLASRVLVATDDERIADAVRAFGGEAVLTRADHPTGTDRLAEVASGLESELIVNVQGDEPLIEAAVIDRAIAPLIEMPDLQMGTLCAPLKGPDEFLDPNVVKVVCDQRQMALYFSRAPIPWPRDHARQLEENWDRCPAFRHIGLYVYRREFLLRYPTLSQTPLEMLESLEQLRALEHGVGIKVVPTEHAAIGVDTPEDLARVERILAGR
- a CDS encoding CTP synthase, producing the protein MKTKFLFITGGVVSSLGKGLSAASIGALMEARGLRVSMQKMDPYINVDPGTMSPFQHGEVFVTDDGAETDLDLGHYERYTSAGLSRKSNFTTGQVYDSVIRKERRGDYLGGTVQVIPHITNEIKAKILENAKDVDLAIVEVGGTVGDIESLPFMEAIRQFRTDRGIDNVLYIHLTLVPYIPTAGELKTKPTQHSVKELREIGIQPDILLCRCDREIPRDMKAKIALFCNVREEEVITARDVASIYEVPIALHEQGLDERIIEKLNIWTKAPDLTGWKRIINRIQEPAGETTIAIVGKYVDLTESYKSLSEALVHGGIANNCRVNLKYVDSESIERHGINDTFEGVDGILVPGGFGERGSEGKIAAIGYAREARIPFFGICLGMQMAVVEYARNVCRIEDAHSSEFHDQAKNPVIHIMEEQKKIKGKGGTMRLGAYPCELAEGSLARRIYGTDLISERHRHRFEFNNGYREQLRECGLGLSGINPESDLVEVVELADHPWFLGCQFHPEFKSRPMDPHPLFESFVGACLKQGDGKD